The genomic region CATACCTGAACTTGAGGGAATCAGAGGTCTTCGATTCTGCTTTTTGAATGGAATGCTTGCATACGATTACGCTCCTGTGGACTACCCAAAGATTTATCTTCTGGATTTCTAGCTCCCCAGGTGATCTGTTCGAGAGCTCTCCGATCAGGGCTTGCACTACAGGAACATCGTCTTGTCACGCGACGTAGTCCGTGTAACGTTCGCGGACTATAAATTAAGGATCAGAGCTTTTTGTGCCTGATATTGGAAAGTGCACACATCGACGGGGTGAACAGAAAATTGCCGTAGGCTGTTACGCCTACGGCAATATTTTGGTAGCCCGGACCAGGCTTCGTTTGAACCACATTTTAATGTGGATCAAGGGATTCAAGGGTTTCGAAAAGCAGTGAGAAACCATCAGAGAGGAGATGGAAGTTATTGGTGGTTTTGGACTTGATCGGTCTATTATCCTTAATGAACTACGGGTATTGCGGGTTGTCGGACACATGTCGATTTCGTAATGTTAGCTGTGACAAGCATGTGAGGAGGAACAGTATGAAAGCTGAGGTGACGGGATTCATTCTTATTTCAGTTCTGACTTTACTGTTATGGGGAATCTCTGATGCGGTGGACACTCCTGAGGCCATCTCATACTTACCTACAGAGAATCTGGAGCAGTTCATTGTTGACAGACTGGACCTCACGACGTTCCGGAATTCCATTGGACCAGCAAGGAGCCCAGGCATGCGTCATTTCTCGGACATGGGGCTGAGTCCGACTGAGATTTCCGAGGGCAGTATCGTCTTCGAGACGGAAAACTGGTACTACTGCATCGAAGTGCTCGAACGGGAGGATGTGAACAGTGACGGCATCGAAGACCTGTTAATTCGTTTCACGGATGATTCCATCGAAGGAACCTACTTGACGGAGTACGTTTACCTCCTGGTCTGTCTTTCAGAGGAATCCGACCTAATCGCCGTCGCATACGGTCCATCAGGATATATCGCCGAAAGAGATCCGGTAATGAGCGAAGGCCTCGTTGTACCATGGAGCGAACAGATTAGGACCGGGATACGGTAGAGCAGGTTCATGGCAGGTTGACCTGCCACGCTTATTCAGACCATTCCCTTTGTTAGTTTCAGGAATGATTCACCTGTGCATATTGCAGGGGTGCATACCCTTGAGTCAAGATAAGCATTCGTTTCAGTCACCGGCGTACTATTTTCTAACGGTCTGGTGTATGATTCCGAAGAAGGGTTATTGAACCAACCAATGTCAAAGGCGCTCAACATATTAAACTGCTGAACGCCTCTGAACTTGATTTGGTAGCGGGGACGGTATGTGCACCCGATTGGTACACAATTCCAACAGTATCTGTTCACTGGATTTACATGGGTGTTAAGCAGGGAGCCAAAAAGCTAGAACGACTTGGCATCATAGTCTGAATCAACCAAATCATTGTGTTCTTAAATAGCGTCATTTGTGTCATAAGCGGCATAGAAAATTCGGTTAATCCAGCTAAAGAGGACAGGGGACATTCGGCTGTGGAGTAGATGCGAATATATATATTTTTTGTTCACGTGGGATGATTTAGTGCAGTGAGCTCAGTTTCAGGAAGGAATTGGAGGTTTAGTAGGACGAAGACGGTACCGACGAAGGCGACCGCCGTTTCATACCGCAAGTAGGAAGTAAGTACGGATGGCATCAGACAAGGCTTGGGGGTCGAATCTTCCGCCCAGCATGTTCTTCATCGCTTGCAAAACCGCTTGCCACTCTTGCGATTCGACAGGGAAGTGGTCAAGGAATTCTATCACATCTAAAGAAATTGATGCGGGCAATCGTTCTCCGGGAGTAGAAGGTAGAGTTGAAGCCAGGGAGAACACATCATTACGGTGCTTCCTTATCTTCCTGTTGTCTACGGACTCACCACGTTCACGCCTTGCCGATAAATCCAGCCATGCCCGCGCTTTCAGGGGTATGAGTGCCGCGACGTCCGCCATCCAGATTCCGTTTGCAGTACGATGATGACCGAGTAGAAACTCGTAGTATTCTCTATCAAGGAGAATCGCAGACAAGCTATCGGCACTATCAATATATACAGGAACGATTCTCTGGTTTTTGCGCAAGAGCAGCGAATCATCGCTACGACTGAAAATCTCCAGCATATCTGGATAGGCCTGATTAACAGGCTTGGAAAACCTATACAGGATTGGTGGTCCGTTTTCGATTCGGTTTTGGTTCCGGTACTCACCTTCCTCGATAAACTCAAACAATCTGCTGATGAACGGTTCAGTCAATGCCTCAAGAATCAAGACAATATCGAGATCCTCGGTTGCGCGGAAACGCAGACCCTGGGTACTGAACCAATCGTCACAGGCTGCTCCGCCGATCAGCAGAAAGGAACCCTCGTAGTCACTGAAGAATTCCTGAAAGATGTCTAATCCCTTTACCGCCACTGCAACTCCTTCATCATCGTTGCCAGTTCACCTTGGACGCGTTCGTCATGGTCATAACGAAGACTGAGATAGAGCGACAGTGGATCAACCAGGGGGCCATCGGAGAGCAAAGAGGGATCGTATGACCAGCATTCAATACGGGCCTGTGCACCATGCTGGTCAGGCCAGACTCGTATTTGATTCCGCTCCAGCATATCCGTAAATACTTGCCGTTTGAGTGCGAAGGTTAACATTTCATCATCAGCAATCAGGCTCCGTTGGCTCAGAGCGGTCATTCCTGCATACTTTACTCCGGCAAGAGGTTGATCCCATTGCACCCAGTGTTTCTTACACACCGGGGATGCTAAGCTGGGTAGCACCTTTTCCCAGAGAGTCTTCGTGTCAGCGGGGAACAGTATTCGAGCTTCCTTTCCAACACGTTTCACGTCGCAGATATCTCTTGATTCAAGCTCTTTTCTTGCTTTTGTAATCATCATACTGGAGCAGCCGAGCTTCGCGGCGATCTGCTTGGAAGACAAATCGTGCAGTTGTCCGATGAGAATCTGATAGAGAACCAATAGCTGCGCTGTAGGGGTAAGTCGCTTTGTAGAAGGCTCGCCGTATGGTGAATAGCGTTCCTTCAGGTTGATGAAAGCCATTGGTAGAAATACCTGAGTGCCTGGGACAATAAAGGGTACATTAAGGAGAATCAATCGATTCCGTAGTGTGGATGTAGTGGCGCCCAGAACAAGTACGACAGGCCCCTTCGCATTATCGGCAAGGATGCGTAGCTGCTGCCGATACTCCTTAGGCGTACCCTTATTCCAGTCGTCCGCTTCGATGGCAAGAAGCCAGGATTTGTCGAACAGCACTGCTCTCCACAGACTGTACCTCTTCCGCAAAAACAAGGGTAAGTTTATTGATTCGACCTTCTCCAGGCGTACCGGGCCTTCAAGGAAATCAGCCAAGTACTTTTCTGTTCTTTTCGTAAGCGTATTCATAACATCACTAAACTACTACTGTTCACTAAACTCGTCAAGTATATTGATCACGGTCGGTTTATCGTATGCACCGCAACACGCCAAGAGTAAGCATGTCTGCAACTTGGCGTGTTGTGGCATGTCGCAAAGGCATTTCCAGCGGTCAGACCAATTGCTCACCTGCGGTCTGCAACTCTTATCGTCCAACATGCTCTCGCTGCGAAGACAAGTGTTCGCTGTCCTTCTGAAGAATGAAGTGCCCGAAGTGCAGTGTGGAGATGGAGGTTATCTCCTTGTACAGAATGGTTTTTCTGGAAAAACGATACCTTCATAAGAAGGAAACACCCGCCTCGATTGAGACGGGTGTTCACTTCAATTTTGGTAGCGGGGACAGGATTTGAACCTGCGACCTTTGGGTTATGAGCCCAACGAGCTACCAGACTGCTCCACCCCGCGTCTGCAGGGCGCATTATAGGAAAGATGAGCTGGCTGTCAAGGGGTAATGCACCTGAAGATGTCTGTCCGAACCCAACAATCCCGCATCTACTGGCACTGGCAGCTTAACAGGAAGTGACTCTTTCCCCTGATTACGACAGTGTTCCGAAGTAATCCTTCGTGAGTTGTTTTTCTCTGACCTCAGGGTTGCTGTAATCCGGGAGTATCATGGGTGCTATTCTATTGCCCTCTATTCCCGCATCCTCGACTTCTTCGTTGTAGCGTTTGACGTGATCAAGGTTCACTTCGCCAATTTCACCATGATCCTTTATGTATTCGGCCGCGCAGGTGCCCGCTATTCTGCCGAATACGATAACATCCAGAAGGGAGTTGCCCATGAGCCTGTTTTCACCATGGATACCTCCGGCTACTTCGCCAGCAGCGTAAAGACCGGGCACATTGGTTTCGCAGCTGCAGTTTATATCAAGACCGCCATTCTGGTAGTGAAGTGTCGGGTGAATAAGCATGGGTTCTTTTGAAATATCGATTCCGAACCTTCTGAAAAGAATATGCTTGCCGGGAAATTCCTTCCTTACAGTGCCTTCTCCTTTAAGCATGTCGATCATGGGGGAATCAAGCCATACTCCGAATTTGCCCGTGGGTGTGGGAACTCCGTTGCCCCTTCCACCGGGGCTGCATTCACGGATAATGCAGGCTGCTTCCACATCCCTTGGTTCACGTTCGTAGACGAATTGTTCACCTTTGATGTTAAGGACATTCGCTCCCGCGCCACGGAATTTCTCGGTTATAAGTATACCCTCGGCCTGTTCCGGGAAAACAACACCTGTAGGATGATATTGAACCGTATGAAGGAAGGAGATTGGTACACCCGCTCTGTAAGCCATTACGATGCCGTCTGCAGTTGCGCCGTAATGGTTGGTGGTCATGAATTTTTGTATGTGAAGCCTTCCACTGCCTCCTGTGGTGATGATGACAGCCTTTGCTTTTACGAAATGGTACTCGGCTGTTTCAAGATTGTAGAGAACAGCTCCAGCACAGCGTCCATGTTCATCAAGTGCTATTTCCACCGCAGGACAGAATTCTATTACATCGATCATGTCCGTGTGATTCCTGCATTCATCACGGATGGTCTTCATTATCTCAGCGCCGGTGATGTCGGCGGCGTAGTGCATCCTTTTGCGGCATGTTCCTCCACCGTGCATCGTCTTCATTTTGCCGTCCTCGAATTTGGAGAACGACGTGCCCAAACCCTCAAGCCATCTTAATGCATCAGGCGCATTCTGAACCATGGTGTATACAAGCTTCGGATCGTTTACGAAGTGTCCGCCTCCCAGAATATCCAGGTAGTGGTAGTAAGGGGAATCCTTCCCGATCTTATCGGCCGCCTGTATGCCACCCTCGGCCATCATTGTGTTCGCGTCTCCGTGGCGGAGTTTTGTCGCTATCAGAACTTTTGCGCCGTTTTCTGCCGCTAGAATGGCAGCCGCGGTTCCGGCTCCACCTGCGCCGATAACAAGAACATCCGTTTCGTAATCGGGTTCGGAAAGGTTGACCATATCTGGATTTACTCTGCTTTTAGCTTCAAGGATGTCCACCATTTCATTACTGATGGCGTAACCCTTGCTGGGGCCGACTTTGATCTCCCGTCGTGTTCCTTCGATGAAATCCGGGTGGAAGTTCTCAAGGATCGGACCACGCTCATCAAGTTTCAATGCAGGAAATTCCTCATCCTTCTTTTTCCGTTCCACCCTGGCCGCACGGGTGACTTCAACCTTCTCAATGAGTTTTTTCAGCGATTCAGGATACGGCATTGCTGACCTCCAGTCTAATTCTCATGCTCATCAGACATACCTCGCATCCTGAGGTGTCCAGTCTTCCTCCGCGAACTGCGGTTCCCCTTCTCGGGATTTGTACAATTCCTTCAGTTCTTCAGTTGGTTTGCTCATCAGATCTCTCAGGGGTTCTTCGAATTTTCCATCCTCGATCTCCCTGACCCTCTCCTTAAGATGCATGGCTCTTGGGTGTCCATACCTCGCGTGCAGTCTCCGGGCGAGGATGGCAACATTGAACTGAACCTCCTCCGCAGGACATCTTGAAGCGCAGAGGCCACACATGATACAGTCAAAGGAGGTTTCTGCCACTCCGGCAATATCACCTCTGATAGCCTGAGCCATATAGTGCATTACGTCTATGTCCATGGGGCATCCCTGAGTGCATGAATTGCATCCTATGCATTTGAATATCTCGGGGTACAGAGCTGCAACTTCGCCGCCGGTTCCGTTTAATTCCTCTATATCGAATTCGGATCTGTTGCCGGGGTAGTAAGGCAATATCATCAGGTGCATTCCCGGTTGTACTACGGTCTGGCAGGCAAGGCCCACCTGCAGTTTGTAGCTGTCAGGTATTCTGTACACGGTACCGCAGGCACCACATACCCCCCCACGGCAGCCACAGCCTCTTATATGCTGATAACCCGCATATTCCAGCGCTTTCTGAATTGTCAGACTTGCCGGCACATCGTACCTTTTCCCCATAAAGAAGATGGGAACCAGTTCGTCCACGGGTTTTTTGGAAGGTTTTGTCATTTTGCCATCTCCCTTGCCGCGAGTTTAAACGATCCTGTTGAACGCAGTTCCTCTTTAGAACTGTTTACTTTCTTTGTGAATTCAACCGTGTCAGCAGCTGAAATAGGTTCCAGACTGATCATCGGGAAGCGGGCTATCACAGGTTCAAGCATCACTCACCTCCCAGACCGGCTGTAACCATTGATTTTATCTGAGAATCCGAAAGATTCTTCTGTTGAGTCGCTCCACTGACGCAAGCGGCCACGCAGGAACCGCATCCCTCGCAGAGAGCCTCGTTTACGATTACAACATTTCTTTCTTCATCGTATTCCCGGGCATCGTAGGGACAGACCGGAACGCAGGTCTGGCAGCCGCTGCAGAGGTCTTCATCAACCCATGCGATTGTTGGGTCTTGTTCCAGGTGATCCCTTGAGAAAAGGGAAATCACTTTGCATGCGGCAGCGCTTGCCTGTGCAACGGTTTCCGGTATATCCTTGGGGCCCTGGGCCGCACCAGCTAAAAAGAAACCGCTGTTGATGCTTTCCACCGGGCGCAGCTTCGGATGAGCCTCGGCAAGGAAGCCGTTGGGTCCTGTTTGTATTCTGAGTGTCTTAACAAGCTCTGCTGTGCTGTCCGTCGGAACCACTGCAGTGGCAAGAACAACAAGATCAGCCTCTATCTCTACATTCCTGCCTGTAAGAGTGTCCGTTCCCCAGACCACAGTTTTCTCACCATCACGGAATATTTTCGCGACCTTGCCGCGCAGATAGATGATGCCCTCTTCTTCCTCGGCGTTGTGGTAGAATTCTTCGTAACCTTTTCCACCGGTTCTGATGTCTATATAGAAAATGTAGGGCTGGCCATCGTGAACCCGGTGTTTGTAAAGAAGCGCATGCTTGGTTGTATACATGCAACAGATCTTGGAGCAATAGGGTCTGTAACGCTCGGGATCCCTCGATCCGGCACATTGAACGAATACAATCTCCTTGGGAACCATGCCGTCCGAGGGTCTTCTTACATCTCCTGTTGTTGGACCCGAAGCGGACAGAAGCCGTTCGAAAGCAAGTCCGTCAATAACATCGGGAACGTTACCCGCACCGTATTCGGTGAGGTCGGTTATTGGAAGAGTATCGTAACCGGTAGCTACGATAATGGCTCCGATTTCCTCCTCAATGAAGCGATCTTCCTGCTCGAAATTAATGGCGTTTATTTCGCAGACCTTCTCGCAGAGACGGCATTTTCCGGTTTTGAAGTATATGCAGCTGTTCTTATCGATCACCGGTTTGTTGGGAACCGCCTGGGGGAAGGGTACGTAGATAGCTCCGTGCGTTATGAGTTCCCTGTCAAAAACCGAGGGAACTTTTGCGGGACATTTCTCCATGCAAAGACCGCAGCCTGTACACTTGTCCCAGTCCACAAAGGGGGCTTTCCGCCTTATCTTTACATTAAAATTGCCCACGTATCCGGCAATCTCTTCGATCTCGGAGTAGGTCATGAGTTCGATATTCGGGTGTTTACCCGCTGCGACCATCTTCGGAGTAAGTATGCACTGAGAGCAGTCAAGAGTGGGAAATGTTTCCGAAAGCTGGGCCATATGCCCGCCTATTGAAGAATCCTTCTCTACGAGAATAACCTTGTAGCCTGAGTCAGCGATATCCAGAGCAGCCTGGATACCGGCGATTCCGCCCCCTATCACAAGAGCCTTTTTCTTGATTGAAACAGGGATAGGTTCAAGAGATTCGTTCAACCTTGATTTTTCAACCAGAGTGCCAACTATTTTTATCGCTTTCTCGGTGGCCTTCTCCCTGTTCGAATGAATCCAGCTGCACTGTTCACGGATATTCGCTATCTCGCACTGCCAGGGATTCAGACCCGCCTCCTCTGCGGCCGCCCTGAAGGTGGATTCATGAAGATTGGGGGAGCAGGCGGCGATGATAACCGCATCCAGCTTTTCTTCCTTTATCTTTTCACGGACGAGGGCCTGCCCCGGATCGGAACACATGTAGATATAATCCTGTGTATACGCTACACCGGGCATTTTAAGCACTTCTTCAGCCACACGTTTAACGTCAACCGTTTCCGCTATATTTATACCGCAGTGGCAGACGAAGACTCCTATTCTTTTCATTCTTCATCCCCCTTTACTGAGCTGTCGACGATCCTGTCCAGAATCGGGGTGACGTCTATGTAATGTTTTTCAAAACCCTGTCTGTCGTGTTCAACACCGAGAGCAACTGATAGAAGCTGAGTAAAATAGAATATCGGAACGGGCTTGAAATCCGGAAAGGCTTCAACGATTGCCTTCTGTCTTGAATCAAGATTGTAAAAACAGAGAGGGCAGCTGACCACTATCGCGTCTGCACCGTTTTCACTGGCTGAATTGAGTATTCTGTAACAGAGCCTGGTTGAAGCATCAGGGCTGGATACAGATAGGTACGAACCGCAGCATTCGGTACGGTAAGGATACTTGACAGGGCAGGCATCAAGAGCGGTGATGAAATCCTCGATTATCGATGGGTTCTCAGGATCATCCAGCTGTATCTCATCCTGGGGCCGGAGCATGACGCAACCGTAATAAGGAGCGATCTTGAGTCCCTTCAGGGATCTTTTGAGGTTTTCAGTGATTTTTTCGTAGCCCAGTTCATCGCGCAGATATTCCATGAGATGAATGACTTTCACCTCCCCGGTATAATCCACCCACTCGGAATCATCCTTTTCGAGATAATCCCTTTCAGGTGTATCATCTGCAAGGAAAGCATTTATTCTTTTTCTGACAATTTCATCGGATCTGATACTGAAATTCGTTCGTTTAAGCGTATTGTAGCAGAAATCACATATAGTAATGAGAATATCTCTTCCAGAGTCTCTTACATTTTTGAGAATTCTGGAAGGGGCGATGAGATTCATTATCCTTTCTTCCGATACCGGGGGAACCGCCCCGCAGCAGGTCCATGTATCCAGCTCGTCAAGCTCGAAACCCAGTTTCAAGGTAGCATCCCGTGCTGAGCGGTCGAGATGGGAAGACCGCTCTTTAAGGGCACAGCCCGGATAGTAGGCAACCTTGGCCATGTTTCCTCCAGTCTAGGTTGACAGTTTTCTGTAAACTCCGACGAGTCCCGGTTGTGGGACTTCAGCCGCGAGCGCCGGATCTATCTGATCCGGACCGAAATGGTCAACTCCTTCTTCAAGCGCAATCTGCCTTAGGGTATCCATTACAGCCTGTATGTCGATTCCTTTGGGACATCTGACTGTACACTGGAAGCAACTTGCGCAGATCCATATCGTGTTACTGTGGATAATGTCATCCTTCTGGCCCAGTTGAACCAGTCGTATTATCCTGTTGGGGAGAATGGCCATTTCCTGAGCAAGTGGACATCCGGATGAGCAGTTTCCGCATTGATAGCAGGCATCAACAGGTTGTCCGCTCAGTTCATTCACCCGCTTTTTGAACCCGGAGCTGACCATTTTACGGGTCAGCTGGATTGGAGGGTTTTCAGGTGGAGCCAGCCCCATATTTTCACTCATACTGCCGGTTCTCCTCTCGGTGCGGTATTGGAGTCTTGCAACGTGCAGTTAAAAAAAACCCGATAGATGATTTCGCAGAATATTCATCCGGAAATTCCCGTAACGTTGCAAAAATCAAATCTGCCGTGATTGAATCAATGATGATAAGCTACCGGTGCCCGGCTTCCGGGAACCGGAGTAACCTCCCCCTCAGGGTCCTCTTACGGAGCCTGTTTCTATGGCGTAATCAAAATAATACCAGAAAAAATATACGATCTCCTCATTCGAGAAGGTGTCTATCAGCTCTGCATGTACAATGGAATCCACCGCTGCGTTCACTTCCGGGTTTTCGTTCCTGGCTTCTTCAAGAAGCAGCCCTACTGCTTCGCAGTCTTCACTGACTGAAATTGCGTCAAATTCCATCCTGACATCGTCCGGAAGGGAAGCTCTGAAAGTATCCAGTCTTATCTGCCTTCCCTCGGATCTTGTTTGCTGATTACACGATGAAATGATAATGATTCCAGTTACGAACAGGGCTGCAGAACAGGAAAATGTCACAGAGCAAAACCCAGACTGAACCTGTGAATATTCCCAAGATCAGCGAATGGTTTGAATGCGTAATCAAGAGAAAACCTGTTCCAGTTTGTTCCCGCTCCGAATGCGAGTGCATCAATAATGCTTCCGCCGGCATTATCCGCGGCATCCTTATCATGAAGATTGCCCCCCGCTCTTAAGGAAAGCATCTCCATCGGGGAGTATTCAACGCCGAGAGCTGTATCGAAATCCCCGTGGAGCGGATAGCTTACATCAAGAGCTACCAGTAGCTTGTCGTCGAGGAAGTCAGCCGACGCTCCCGCCGCGATTGTAGTTGGTACGGGATCGTTTTCCTGATAGAACGCCTTGGTCTGAATGCCTGCGTTTCTCACGGCGAATCCGAAGGAGATCAGGGCCGGTTTGTACCATGCCCCCACGTCTACAAGGAATGCATTCCCACTGTAGGTATCTATACTTGAATAAACGAACTTCGCAGTGGTTCCTACGGAAAGGGACGGACCAAATTTGTAAACATAGGTTCCGCCGAGAGAAACACTGTTCGTGCTGAACTCTTCGCCATTACCTGTTGGATTCGTCATCGAAGTTCGAGTAAACGTGCCTCCGTAGAAATAATTCACGGAAACTCCCACAAGGTCATTATCCGAGGGATTAACCCATCCCGCAAAGCCTGCCTGCATATCCATCAGGTAACCAGTGTACGTTGAAGTGAACATCTGTTCCTGCATTCCAGCCAATGTAGCGGGATTCCAGTAAAGTCCCATAGGATCTCCGGGAACTGCTGTGAAAGCGCCACCCATCGCGACCGCTCTGGCTCCGGTGGGAACCTGCAGGAAGGCGAAACCTGCCGTATCAGCGGATGCAGAGCCTATTACCATTACCAGCATGACTGCTGCCAGAAATTTATTCATTGATACTCTCCGTTTCGCTATTTTCCTAATAATATATAGACTATGATTATTCTTCGTTCCGGTCAACAGGGGAAAAAGCCCATACAATTGCTATGCTGTCACTCCGGAAACCCCGGATCATGTCGGTTGCGCAGATAATGAGGCGTATTCCTCCGGATACCTGTGCTGAATCAACACAGAGAACAGGGAGATCATCCGGCGTTGAATCTTCCAGGAACCAGTCATCTCCCTCCAGTCTTAGGTCGAGATTGAGAATATTGTTCCCGCCGAGAGCTGCATAGAAACCTTCAGCTGATGAACTCAAAGGGGGATAGACCATAACAGTACAGGGTTCAAGCAGGTTGAGTCTGCAGTCGATTATGCCTGTTCCCGTGAAGCCCTGGGAATATACCCTTTCCAGAAAGGACAGAGCCTCGGTATGCAGTGGACCTCCTGCATAAGAAATCGCCATCAATAATACTAAAAAGGGAAAAATTCTTTTCAAATCAGTCCTTGATTCCGGATCTGCTGTAGCTTGCCACTATGCGTTTCTGAACCATAAGGAACAGGACTATAAGGGGCATGGTTGAGAAGGTAGAAGCCGCCATCAGAAGCTGGAAGTTGCTGGACTGCTCCTGGTTGAAATATGAAAGCCCCACCTGGAGTACACGGAGTTCTTCCGAATGTGTTACCACCAGAGGCCACATGAAACTGTTCCATGATCCGATGACATTGAACAGAAGTACAGTAATAATAACTGACTTGGAAAGAGGTAGAACCACCTTCCAGAGATATTTCAACCTCCCGCAGCCATCAAGAATAGCAGCTTCGTAAAGGGTTTTCGGAATTGTTCTGAAATGCTGTCTAAGAAGGAAAATACTAAAAACATTCGTTGTCCAGGGGACTATCAGAGCCATGTAAGTATTTATCCAGCCAAGTTTTGCGAGAATAACATATGACGGAGCAAGGTAAACAGGCTGAGGAACCATCATCGTTGAAAGGAAAAGAAGAAACAGTGTGCT from Candidatus Aegiribacteria sp. harbors:
- a CDS encoding 4Fe-4S dicluster domain-containing protein encodes the protein MTKPSKKPVDELVPIFFMGKRYDVPASLTIQKALEYAGYQHIRGCGCRGGVCGACGTVYRIPDSYKLQVGLACQTVVQPGMHLMILPYYPGNRSEFDIEELNGTGGEVAALYPEIFKCIGCNSCTQGCPMDIDVMHYMAQAIRGDIAGVAETSFDCIMCGLCASRCPAEEVQFNVAILARRLHARYGHPRAMHLKERVREIEDGKFEEPLRDLMSKPTEELKELYKSREGEPQFAEEDWTPQDARYV
- a CDS encoding CoB--CoM heterodisulfide reductase iron-sulfur subunit A family protein, with the translated sequence MKRIGVFVCHCGINIAETVDVKRVAEEVLKMPGVAYTQDYIYMCSDPGQALVREKIKEEKLDAVIIAACSPNLHESTFRAAAEEAGLNPWQCEIANIREQCSWIHSNREKATEKAIKIVGTLVEKSRLNESLEPIPVSIKKKALVIGGGIAGIQAALDIADSGYKVILVEKDSSIGGHMAQLSETFPTLDCSQCILTPKMVAAGKHPNIELMTYSEIEEIAGYVGNFNVKIRRKAPFVDWDKCTGCGLCMEKCPAKVPSVFDRELITHGAIYVPFPQAVPNKPVIDKNSCIYFKTGKCRLCEKVCEINAINFEQEDRFIEEEIGAIIVATGYDTLPITDLTEYGAGNVPDVIDGLAFERLLSASGPTTGDVRRPSDGMVPKEIVFVQCAGSRDPERYRPYCSKICCMYTTKHALLYKHRVHDGQPYIFYIDIRTGGKGYEEFYHNAEEEEGIIYLRGKVAKIFRDGEKTVVWGTDTLTGRNVEIEADLVVLATAVVPTDSTAELVKTLRIQTGPNGFLAEAHPKLRPVESINSGFFLAGAAQGPKDIPETVAQASAAACKVISLFSRDHLEQDPTIAWVDEDLCSGCQTCVPVCPYDAREYDEERNVVIVNEALCEGCGSCVAACVSGATQQKNLSDSQIKSMVTAGLGGE
- a CDS encoding PorV/PorQ family protein; translated protein: MNKFLAAVMLVMVIGSASADTAGFAFLQVPTGARAVAMGGAFTAVPGDPMGLYWNPATLAGMQEQMFTSTYTGYLMDMQAGFAGWVNPSDNDLVGVSVNYFYGGTFTRTSMTNPTGNGEEFSTNSVSLGGTYVYKFGPSLSVGTTAKFVYSSIDTYSGNAFLVDVGAWYKPALISFGFAVRNAGIQTKAFYQENDPVPTTIAAGASADFLDDKLLVALDVSYPLHGDFDTALGVEYSPMEMLSLRAGGNLHDKDAADNAGGSIIDALAFGAGTNWNRFSLDYAFKPFADLGNIHRFSLGFAL
- a CDS encoding FAD-binding protein, giving the protein MPYPESLKKLIEKVEVTRAARVERKKKDEEFPALKLDERGPILENFHPDFIEGTRREIKVGPSKGYAISNEMVDILEAKSRVNPDMVNLSEPDYETDVLVIGAGGAGTAAAILAAENGAKVLIATKLRHGDANTMMAEGGIQAADKIGKDSPYYHYLDILGGGHFVNDPKLVYTMVQNAPDALRWLEGLGTSFSKFEDGKMKTMHGGGTCRKRMHYAADITGAEIMKTIRDECRNHTDMIDVIEFCPAVEIALDEHGRCAGAVLYNLETAEYHFVKAKAVIITTGGSGRLHIQKFMTTNHYGATADGIVMAYRAGVPISFLHTVQYHPTGVVFPEQAEGILITEKFRGAGANVLNIKGEQFVYEREPRDVEAACIIRECSPGGRGNGVPTPTGKFGVWLDSPMIDMLKGEGTVRKEFPGKHILFRRFGIDISKEPMLIHPTLHYQNGGLDINCSCETNVPGLYAAGEVAGGIHGENRLMGNSLLDVIVFGRIAGTCAAEYIKDHGEIGEVNLDHVKRYNEEVEDAGIEGNRIAPMILPDYSNPEVREKQLTKDYFGTLS
- a CDS encoding CoB--CoM heterodisulfide reductase iron-sulfur subunit B family protein produces the protein MAKVAYYPGCALKERSSHLDRSARDATLKLGFELDELDTWTCCGAVPPVSEERIMNLIAPSRILKNVRDSGRDILITICDFCYNTLKRTNFSIRSDEIVRKRINAFLADDTPERDYLEKDDSEWVDYTGEVKVIHLMEYLRDELGYEKITENLKRSLKGLKIAPYYGCVMLRPQDEIQLDDPENPSIIEDFITALDACPVKYPYRTECCGSYLSVSSPDASTRLCYRILNSASENGADAIVVSCPLCFYNLDSRQKAIVEAFPDFKPVPIFYFTQLLSVALGVEHDRQGFEKHYIDVTPILDRIVDSSVKGDEE
- a CDS encoding 4Fe-4S dicluster domain-containing protein — encoded protein: MSENMGLAPPENPPIQLTRKMVSSGFKKRVNELSGQPVDACYQCGNCSSGCPLAQEMAILPNRIIRLVQLGQKDDIIHSNTIWICASCFQCTVRCPKGIDIQAVMDTLRQIALEEGVDHFGPDQIDPALAAEVPQPGLVGVYRKLST
- a CDS encoding carbohydrate ABC transporter permease — encoded protein: MLLNPKATTLSITKHFFLILGGIVMLLPFLWMVNTSLQQGGLSNYVEAWTKVPFGRYFLNTLLVTLLTVAGVLVTSSLAAYSFATMEYRGRSTLFLLFLSTMMVPQPVYLAPSYVILAKLGWINTYMALIVPWTTNVFSIFLLRQHFRTIPKTLYEAAILDGCGRLKYLWKVVLPLSKSVIITVLLFNVIGSWNSFMWPLVVTHSEELRVLQVGLSYFNQEQSSNFQLLMAASTFSTMPLIVLFLMVQKRIVASYSRSGIKD